A genomic region of Gemmatimonadales bacterium contains the following coding sequences:
- a CDS encoding amidohydrolase family protein produces the protein MATRVRARLDTFLARPVLLLIGLGMAGGSTALPAQSSLGGRYQSRGVMMDLSEGRAAFSGVGLTRSAARIRVAGDTVSIDGAAFGCFAGPGTYRSLVRGDQLSLELVSDPCPGRRAVLASVWGRVAPVLALTGATVIDGTGAEPRPGMTVVIRDGRIAAVHPDGAEPLPAGAQVRDLTGRWILPGLIDAHVHLATDPSDGDRRDRTERRLRNALLGGVVAVRDMGGDGRALNLLARDAAVGDIIAPVVRYSAILAGPEFFADPRVRASSAGVEIGTAAWARSIDSKTDLRQAMIEARGAGVTGVKLYAALDGSTAAKISREAKRQGLKVWSHVTLLPARPTELAAAGVEVLSHAPLLAWAAVAELPAYTSRAQIDTGIGPEHPAVSDALVRMRTRGVILEPTLWVYHIGAGVRDTAEARRRSDRARDFTRAAHRAGVRVAAGTDFIGTDVEGDLPNLHEELVLLVQAGLSPSEALVSATRINAELLGLEATHGTVSVGKAADLLVLEADPLADIRNTRQISFVVHRGVVRYRQ, from the coding sequence ATGGCCACTCGTGTTCGCGCCCGTCTGGATACCTTCCTGGCGCGGCCGGTGCTGCTGCTCATCGGCCTTGGTATGGCAGGCGGTTCGACTGCCCTGCCGGCGCAGTCGTCGCTGGGGGGACGGTACCAGTCACGCGGCGTGATGATGGATCTGAGTGAAGGTCGTGCGGCGTTTTCCGGGGTGGGTTTGACTCGGTCCGCAGCTCGGATCCGGGTTGCGGGCGACACGGTCAGCATCGATGGGGCGGCGTTCGGTTGCTTCGCCGGCCCGGGCACCTACCGGTCGTTGGTCCGGGGCGACCAATTGAGTCTCGAGCTCGTCTCAGATCCCTGTCCGGGCCGGCGCGCCGTACTTGCGTCGGTCTGGGGCCGGGTCGCACCTGTGCTGGCGCTTACCGGAGCAACCGTGATCGATGGAACCGGAGCAGAGCCCCGGCCGGGTATGACGGTGGTGATCCGGGACGGCAGGATCGCTGCTGTGCATCCGGACGGTGCCGAGCCGTTGCCGGCGGGTGCCCAGGTTCGGGATCTGACGGGGCGTTGGATTCTGCCCGGCTTGATCGACGCTCATGTCCACCTCGCGACGGATCCGAGCGATGGCGATCGGCGTGATCGGACCGAGCGGCGGCTTCGCAACGCCTTGCTGGGCGGGGTGGTGGCGGTGCGCGACATGGGCGGAGATGGGCGCGCCCTGAACCTGCTCGCTCGCGACGCCGCGGTGGGCGACATCATCGCTCCGGTGGTTCGATACTCGGCGATTCTGGCAGGGCCGGAGTTTTTCGCGGATCCGCGGGTGCGGGCGAGCAGCGCAGGTGTCGAGATCGGTACTGCGGCCTGGGCTCGCTCGATCGATAGCAAGACCGATTTGCGTCAGGCAATGATCGAGGCGCGGGGCGCCGGTGTGACCGGGGTCAAGCTCTATGCGGCTCTCGACGGATCGACTGCTGCGAAGATTTCGCGGGAAGCGAAGCGACAGGGACTCAAGGTGTGGTCGCATGTGACGCTTCTGCCGGCTCGTCCGACGGAACTGGCCGCGGCTGGAGTCGAGGTCCTGTCACATGCGCCTTTGCTGGCCTGGGCTGCGGTAGCCGAGCTGCCTGCGTACACCAGCCGAGCGCAGATCGATACGGGCATCGGCCCCGAACACCCGGCTGTGAGCGATGCCCTGGTTCGGATGCGGACTCGTGGCGTCATTCTCGAGCCGACGCTCTGGGTCTATCACATTGGGGCTGGCGTTCGCGATACGGCCGAGGCACGGCGGCGGAGCGATCGTGCCCGGGACTTTACCCGCGCAGCGCATCGAGCGGGTGTGCGGGTAGCTGCCGGCACTGACTTTATCGGGACAGATGTCGAGGGTGACCTGCCCAACTTGCATGAGGAGCTGGTGCTGCTGGTGCAGGCGGGGCTTTCGCCGAGTGAGGCGCTGGTATCCGCCACGCGGATCAACGCCGAGTTGCTGGGCCTGGAAGCGACCCACGGGACGGTCTCGGTTGGCAAGGCAGCCGATCTGCTGGTGTTGGAGGCGGATCCGCTGGCGGACATCCGGAACACGCGACAGATCAGTTTCGTGGTTCATCGGGGTGTGGTGCGTTATCGACAGTGA
- a CDS encoding NAD-dependent epimerase/dehydratase family protein: protein MAWTRRQFLNTSLGATAGALAIPHVRPLAAEARPWVPQPSASKSLRLLFLGGTGFIGPHMVRYAMYRGHQVTLFNRGRSNVDLFPGAELLTGDRDGNLESLKGKKWDAVIDNSGYVPRHVNDSAKLLDQAVGRYLFISTGSVYAPDQDALPEDAKLLQLTEPGSEDVNKHYGALKVLCENAVMDRFKSRGTVLRLHIVAGPGDPTNRFTYWPVRINTGGEIIAPGPQSAPVQFIDVRDLAEFTIHSIERNNSGIYNTAGPTLDPTSMAEFVYGIRATTQARTSFHWIDEPFLTEHKARYQMVVPPTGPARGLMNVRSHKAVAAGLTFRPLAVTAVDTLEWFQALPQAERDKLPLNLERDAKIIAAWKARAGK, encoded by the coding sequence ATGGCGTGGACACGCCGACAGTTCTTGAATACCTCGCTCGGTGCAACGGCCGGAGCGCTTGCTATCCCGCACGTTCGACCGCTTGCGGCTGAAGCGAGGCCGTGGGTCCCGCAGCCGAGCGCATCGAAGTCGCTCCGGCTCCTGTTCCTGGGTGGAACGGGATTCATCGGGCCACACATGGTCCGGTACGCGATGTACCGCGGGCATCAGGTCACCCTCTTCAATCGGGGACGCAGCAACGTGGACCTGTTTCCGGGTGCCGAGCTGCTGACGGGCGACCGGGACGGCAACCTCGAGTCGCTCAAGGGCAAGAAATGGGACGCTGTGATCGACAACAGCGGCTACGTCCCGCGGCATGTCAACGACTCGGCCAAGCTGCTGGATCAGGCGGTCGGGCGGTACTTGTTCATCTCGACCGGGTCGGTGTATGCCCCGGATCAGGATGCGCTGCCCGAAGATGCCAAGCTGCTGCAACTGACCGAGCCTGGCAGCGAGGACGTCAACAAGCACTACGGCGCGCTCAAGGTTCTCTGTGAGAACGCCGTGATGGACCGCTTCAAGTCGCGCGGTACCGTTCTGCGCCTCCACATCGTCGCAGGTCCCGGCGACCCGACCAACCGCTTTACCTACTGGCCGGTTCGGATCAACACCGGTGGTGAGATCATCGCTCCCGGGCCGCAGTCGGCGCCGGTTCAGTTCATCGACGTGCGCGACCTGGCCGAGTTCACGATTCACTCGATCGAGCGGAACAATTCCGGGATCTATAACACGGCCGGCCCCACCCTCGACCCCACCTCGATGGCAGAGTTCGTCTATGGCATCCGGGCCACGACTCAGGCGCGGACCTCCTTCCATTGGATCGATGAGCCGTTTCTGACCGAGCACAAGGCTCGGTATCAGATGGTGGTGCCGCCGACCGGTCCGGCGCGGGGCCTGATGAATGTGAGGTCGCACAAGGCGGTGGCGGCGGGCCTCACGTTCCGTCCGCTCGCGGTGACGGCGGTCGACACGCTCGAGTGGTTTCAGGCGCTGCCACAGGCCGAGCGTGACAAGCTGCCGCTCAACCTCGAGCGCGACGCCAAGATCATCGCGGCCTGGAAGGCGCGAGCCGGCAAGTAG
- a CDS encoding DUF72 domain-containing protein, with protein sequence MTVWRVGTSGFAFKEWKGPFYPVKLKDAEMLSAYASRLPMVELNNTFYRMPQEKSLLAWAAQVPEEFRFAVKANQRITHYAQLRDTGETVAFLARTVAVLGPRLGPTLFQLPPHLKRDLDRLERFLTELPKHWAVTVEFRHQSWFDDDRASELLRYHGVALCLSDQPDWQTPQIATTTWGYARLHRFDYTEDELSDWSRRLSGFGWSEAYVVFKHDHTPGSGPLVAEAMIARLAKLA encoded by the coding sequence GTGACAGTCTGGCGCGTCGGCACCAGCGGCTTTGCCTTCAAGGAGTGGAAGGGCCCGTTCTACCCGGTCAAGCTCAAAGATGCCGAGATGCTATCGGCCTACGCGAGCCGACTGCCGATGGTGGAGCTCAACAACACCTTCTACCGGATGCCACAGGAAAAGAGCCTGCTGGCCTGGGCGGCGCAGGTACCGGAGGAGTTTCGGTTTGCAGTCAAGGCGAACCAGCGGATTACCCACTACGCCCAGTTGCGAGACACCGGCGAGACGGTCGCCTTTCTGGCCCGGACCGTGGCCGTGCTGGGTCCTCGACTTGGCCCCACACTGTTCCAGCTTCCGCCGCATCTCAAGCGCGACCTCGACCGTCTCGAGCGGTTCCTGACCGAGCTGCCGAAACACTGGGCCGTTACCGTCGAGTTCCGGCACCAGAGCTGGTTCGACGACGACCGCGCCAGCGAGCTGCTGCGATATCACGGTGTGGCGCTCTGCCTGTCGGACCAGCCCGACTGGCAAACCCCGCAAATCGCCACCACCACGTGGGGGTATGCGCGACTCCACCGCTTCGATTACACCGAGGACGAACTGTCGGATTGGAGCCGCCGTCTGAGCGGCTTCGGCTGGTCGGAAGCTTACGTGGTCTTCAAGCACGACCACACACCCGGCTCAGGGCCACTCGTTGCCGAGGCGATGATTGCGCGCCTGGCCAAGCTGGCCTAG
- a CDS encoding SDR family oxidoreductase, whose protein sequence is MKTRLLLSVLGFSSLVLVQGSPVVAQASPSARKAVLVTGASSGIGRAITERLAGKGYFVYAGARSPEDIRALDSIPNVKGLRLDVTRQAEIDAAVEMVRREGRGLHGVVNNAGVAIFAPMIEADLSDLQFQFDVNVYGPVRINKAFAPLIIEGKGRMVTIGSINGIVAGAFSGPYAMSKHAMEGFTDALAAEMGPLGVGVSIVEPGRYRSSMSANVMQRWREQNKTTAGSRFESQYQRMVQGFDPAGESRYPEPTEVAEAVEHALADPAPKLRYLVAPTATQTHRAVRRALERAVEMNQDQRHTLDRAGLVALLDSVLARAK, encoded by the coding sequence ATGAAAACTCGGCTGCTGCTCTCGGTCCTCGGATTCTCGAGTCTGGTACTCGTTCAGGGAAGTCCCGTCGTGGCTCAGGCCTCACCCTCCGCCCGGAAGGCGGTCCTGGTTACCGGGGCAAGCTCCGGGATCGGTCGGGCTATTACGGAACGCCTCGCCGGTAAGGGCTATTTCGTCTACGCGGGGGCACGATCGCCGGAGGACATCAGGGCTTTGGATTCGATCCCAAATGTCAAAGGCCTTCGCCTCGATGTGACGCGTCAGGCGGAGATCGATGCGGCCGTGGAAATGGTCCGGCGGGAAGGGCGTGGCCTGCATGGTGTGGTGAACAACGCGGGCGTGGCAATCTTTGCCCCGATGATCGAAGCCGATCTGAGCGATCTGCAGTTCCAGTTCGACGTCAACGTGTATGGTCCGGTCCGGATCAACAAGGCGTTTGCCCCATTGATCATCGAGGGCAAAGGGCGGATGGTCACGATCGGTTCCATCAACGGGATCGTGGCCGGGGCGTTCTCGGGTCCCTATGCCATGAGCAAGCACGCCATGGAAGGGTTCACGGATGCTCTCGCCGCAGAGATGGGGCCGCTCGGCGTCGGTGTCAGCATCGTGGAGCCGGGCCGCTACCGCTCCAGCATGTCGGCCAACGTGATGCAGCGCTGGCGCGAGCAGAACAAGACCACCGCCGGATCGCGGTTCGAGAGTCAGTACCAGCGGATGGTCCAGGGCTTCGATCCTGCCGGTGAGTCGCGCTATCCTGAGCCCACTGAAGTTGCTGAAGCGGTCGAACACGCCCTGGCCGATCCTGCGCCCAAGCTGCGCTATCTCGTTGCCCCGACAGCCACGCAGACCCACCGCGCGGTCCGTCGAGCGCTCGAGCGCGCGGTGGAGATGAATCAGGACCAGCGGCATACCCTGGATCGTGCCGGGTTGGTTGCTTTGCTCGATTCGGTGCTGGCACGGGCGAAATGA
- a CDS encoding UvrD-helicase domain-containing protein yields MTSDPMVPSAAQLSAIEAGLGPQLVLAGPGAGKTYCLIERIRYLIQHHGIAPDRICAVTFTNKAAEEVASRLTREMGDSAEAVTRSTIHSLCVAILRKHGSVLGLERGFGIADEDYQKAVLGRLQIPPRMRGSVLARFGLHRMTSQELSPEDQSLYLRYRERLDRSRMVDFDDLVVLTAGLLTDHAEVRREVAGQWDYLLVDEFQDLNTPQYTVIRRLAEAHRNIFAVGDDEQSIFSWTGADPQVILRFMNDFGVTRYVVLDENRRTARQIFEFARALVACNAPLLEEKRVVASRETAHPVEARSFGEDLTELRWLLADLKRDRAEAGLPWGEYAVLYRKHAIGDYLEGALMRAGVPCRMAHGRALSDDPVVGYLIAALGVVAYPGDSVMSELFIRRVLPGALLDMLRKQADAASVDLVTHLRRRATELPPTDEEGRKIRRALATMSNLASLPRRHEELTGLVDEVLSQRVGEYQTLLEENADQLSDPVASGAVRRLAEALLAVRAERRRVLLPAMQGLEIGLAGLLGAAGFRWVDYLSLIGTPAPGDFVLDPSLGGELGFALTVFKALQLVQVRSSDSFRDFTVVDLETTDKDAATAEIVEVAALRVRNWVGVEEFHRLVKPRVPVAPGAARTHGYSEQDLAAAPYFEEIWPALRDFLGEDVLVAHNGYSFDFPILRRMSGAEFATYDTLPLARALRVGSARLEHLAERFGIDPGDPHKALWDVRTLAKVFRKLEEERVSRQRRVTLSNALDYLGLVLALVDPEALTPEAAMLKQQTAVYALGRYTTCLDFYRSERERARAVQAPTLDEVIERLGGQQRMLRIRAERSSEQRYPAAMSRVKRLLEGLEAIGLDQQITEFLALVALSRSDGTQADPERVNLLTLHSTKGLEFSRVYIVGVEDTEMPGGPSGRPPSLAEIEEARRVLYVGMTRAKDRLVMTRVEAREGKVTGGHRFFDEMGLVPDRLLLN; encoded by the coding sequence GTGACGTCTGATCCGATGGTGCCATCCGCTGCGCAATTGAGCGCTATCGAGGCGGGGCTCGGGCCCCAGCTCGTACTCGCGGGCCCCGGGGCTGGCAAGACGTACTGCCTGATCGAGCGGATTCGCTACCTGATCCAGCACCACGGCATTGCCCCGGATCGGATCTGCGCGGTCACCTTCACGAATAAGGCCGCCGAAGAGGTGGCCTCCCGCCTGACGCGTGAAATGGGCGACTCCGCCGAAGCCGTGACGCGCTCGACGATTCACTCGCTCTGTGTTGCCATTCTGCGGAAGCATGGCAGCGTGCTCGGTCTGGAGCGAGGCTTCGGGATTGCCGACGAGGATTATCAGAAGGCCGTCCTTGGCCGTCTCCAGATCCCGCCGCGGATGCGTGGTTCGGTGCTGGCGCGGTTTGGGCTGCATCGGATGACGAGTCAGGAACTCTCGCCGGAAGACCAGTCGTTGTACCTCAGATATCGCGAGCGGTTGGACCGGTCCAGGATGGTGGACTTCGACGACCTCGTCGTGCTGACCGCCGGGTTGCTCACCGACCACGCCGAGGTACGCCGAGAGGTTGCGGGGCAGTGGGACTACCTCCTGGTCGACGAGTTCCAGGATCTCAACACACCACAGTACACCGTCATTCGCCGGCTGGCCGAAGCACATCGGAACATCTTCGCGGTAGGCGACGACGAACAGTCGATCTTCTCGTGGACCGGGGCCGACCCTCAGGTCATTCTCCGCTTCATGAACGACTTTGGCGTGACGCGCTATGTCGTGCTCGATGAGAATCGGCGGACGGCGCGGCAGATCTTCGAGTTTGCGCGCGCGCTGGTAGCCTGCAACGCGCCGCTGCTCGAGGAGAAGCGGGTCGTTGCCAGCCGTGAAACGGCGCATCCCGTCGAAGCCCGGTCGTTCGGCGAGGATCTGACCGAGTTGCGCTGGTTGCTGGCCGATCTCAAGCGGGATCGCGCCGAGGCCGGCTTGCCGTGGGGAGAGTATGCCGTCCTCTATCGCAAGCACGCGATCGGCGACTATCTCGAGGGTGCGCTGATGCGGGCCGGTGTGCCGTGCCGGATGGCGCATGGGCGGGCTCTCTCCGACGATCCTGTGGTCGGCTACCTGATTGCTGCGCTCGGCGTGGTGGCCTATCCGGGTGACTCGGTCATGAGCGAGCTGTTCATTCGTCGGGTCCTTCCGGGCGCGCTGCTCGACATGCTCAGGAAGCAGGCGGATGCTGCCTCGGTCGACCTGGTAACGCACCTGCGCCGTAGGGCGACCGAGCTGCCGCCGACGGACGAAGAGGGCCGCAAGATCCGGCGGGCCCTGGCGACCATGAGCAATCTCGCGAGCTTGCCGCGCCGTCATGAGGAGCTGACTGGGCTGGTCGATGAGGTGCTGTCGCAGCGGGTTGGGGAGTATCAAACGCTGCTCGAGGAGAACGCTGATCAGCTCAGCGATCCTGTCGCGTCGGGTGCCGTGCGCCGTCTGGCGGAGGCACTCCTCGCGGTCCGCGCCGAGCGGCGGCGGGTGCTGCTGCCCGCAATGCAGGGGCTCGAGATCGGTTTGGCAGGCTTGCTGGGCGCAGCAGGGTTTCGCTGGGTCGATTACCTGTCGCTGATCGGCACCCCTGCACCCGGCGACTTCGTACTCGATCCGTCGCTTGGCGGGGAGCTCGGCTTTGCGCTCACCGTTTTCAAAGCGTTGCAGCTCGTTCAAGTCCGGTCGAGCGATTCGTTCCGGGACTTCACTGTGGTCGACCTCGAGACAACAGACAAGGATGCGGCGACCGCGGAGATCGTCGAGGTGGCGGCGCTGCGGGTTCGAAACTGGGTGGGTGTTGAAGAGTTCCACCGCCTGGTCAAGCCGAGGGTCCCGGTGGCACCGGGGGCCGCGCGGACTCACGGGTACTCCGAGCAGGATCTGGCGGCGGCTCCATACTTCGAAGAGATCTGGCCGGCGCTTCGCGATTTTTTAGGCGAGGATGTCCTGGTGGCACACAACGGGTACAGCTTCGACTTCCCGATTCTCAGGCGGATGTCAGGCGCCGAGTTCGCGACGTACGACACGCTGCCGCTGGCCCGCGCGCTCCGGGTCGGGAGTGCCAGGCTCGAGCACCTGGCCGAACGGTTCGGCATCGATCCGGGCGATCCGCACAAGGCCCTGTGGGACGTACGGACTCTGGCCAAGGTCTTCCGGAAACTCGAAGAGGAGCGGGTCTCGCGGCAGCGGCGGGTCACGCTGTCGAATGCGCTCGACTATCTCGGCCTGGTACTGGCGCTGGTCGACCCCGAAGCGCTGACCCCAGAGGCTGCGATGCTCAAGCAGCAGACCGCGGTCTATGCGCTGGGCCGGTATACCACCTGTCTCGATTTCTACCGCAGCGAGCGAGAGCGGGCCCGTGCCGTCCAGGCGCCGACCCTGGATGAGGTCATCGAACGCCTGGGCGGGCAGCAGCGGATGTTACGGATTCGCGCCGAGCGGAGCTCGGAACAGCGCTATCCGGCGGCGATGTCCCGGGTCAAGCGGCTGCTGGAGGGATTGGAAGCGATCGGGCTGGACCAGCAGATCACGGAGTTTCTCGCGCTTGTCGCGTTGTCACGCAGTGATGGGACCCAGGCCGATCCGGAGCGAGTCAACCTGCTCACCTTGCACTCGACCAAAGGGCTCGAATTTTCGCGAGTCTACATCGTGGGCGTCGAAGACACTGAGATGCCGGGAGGCCCTTCAGGCCGCCCGCCGAGTCTGGCAGAGATCGAGGAGGCGCGGCGGGTGCTGTATGTCGGAATGACGCGGGCCAAGGATCGGCTCGTGATGACGCGGGTCGAAGCGCGCGAGGGGAAGGTGACCGGGGGGCATCGGTTCTTCGATGAGATGGGTCTCGTGCCCGACCGCCTCCTGTTGAACTAG
- a CDS encoding D-aminoacylase yields MRRIRTLATRLVAALLLAAPAGLSAQSYDIVIRNGRVLDGMGNPWIRADIAIKGGKIAAIGLITAKGAREIDAAGKYVTPGWIDMMDQSGSVLLRNGLAENKVLQGVTTAIGGEGGFPVSASEIPKYFQTLETQGISINFGSYYSQTQARTPVLGGSTRRAPTAAEMIRIRASIDSAMRAGAMGMTTALIYPPSSYTTTPELIESAKALAPYGGTYASHIRGEGAELLEAIGEAIEIGEKAGVPVEIFHLKAAYQPGWGTLMQGAYELIEAARARGVDVAADQYPYTAGGTGLEATIPSWAFEGGRDSLRARLTNPQIRARLKNELKTGSPGWWNIIEAAGSWDGVVLTAARSQEYEKYQGKSISAIAKELGKDPADVAWDMVLAGQGRVMAVYHMMSEEDVKTALRFPWVSIGSDAGASLSLGATEAAGLAHPRGYGTHPRIIAKYVRDDKVLTLPDAIRKMTSWPATRMKLPNRGSLVVGNWADVVIFDYDKIQDMATWEEPTRLPTGIDYVLVNGQIAAEGGKHTGVRSGMVLYGPGKAP; encoded by the coding sequence ATGCGTCGCATCCGAACGCTCGCTACCCGTCTCGTCGCGGCCCTGCTGCTCGCCGCCCCGGCCGGGCTCAGTGCGCAATCGTACGACATCGTCATTCGCAATGGCCGAGTCCTCGATGGGATGGGCAATCCCTGGATTCGGGCCGATATCGCCATCAAGGGCGGCAAGATCGCGGCAATCGGCCTGATCACCGCCAAGGGCGCCCGGGAAATCGACGCTGCCGGGAAATACGTCACCCCGGGCTGGATCGACATGATGGACCAATCTGGCAGCGTCCTCCTCCGCAACGGCCTGGCTGAAAACAAAGTCCTCCAGGGCGTTACCACCGCCATTGGCGGTGAAGGTGGCTTCCCGGTTTCGGCCAGCGAGATTCCGAAGTACTTCCAGACCCTGGAGACCCAGGGCATCAGCATCAATTTCGGCTCCTACTACAGCCAGACGCAGGCCCGCACCCCCGTGCTCGGCGGCTCGACCCGCCGAGCGCCGACAGCTGCGGAGATGATTCGGATTCGCGCCTCGATCGATTCCGCCATGCGCGCCGGCGCGATGGGCATGACGACGGCCCTGATCTACCCGCCCAGCAGCTACACCACGACCCCGGAGCTGATCGAGAGCGCCAAAGCCCTTGCGCCGTACGGCGGCACCTACGCCAGTCATATCCGGGGCGAAGGCGCCGAGTTGCTCGAGGCCATCGGCGAGGCTATCGAGATCGGAGAGAAGGCCGGCGTCCCAGTGGAAATCTTCCATCTCAAGGCCGCGTACCAGCCGGGGTGGGGTACACTGATGCAGGGCGCCTACGAGCTGATCGAGGCCGCCCGCGCCCGCGGCGTCGACGTGGCGGCCGACCAGTACCCGTACACTGCGGGAGGCACCGGGCTCGAAGCCACGATTCCCTCCTGGGCATTCGAAGGCGGGCGCGACTCGCTTCGGGCCCGGCTGACCAACCCGCAGATTCGGGCCCGATTGAAGAATGAGCTGAAGACGGGCTCACCGGGATGGTGGAACATCATCGAGGCGGCCGGCAGCTGGGATGGCGTCGTACTGACGGCGGCACGGAGCCAGGAGTACGAGAAATACCAGGGCAAGAGCATCTCGGCCATTGCGAAGGAACTGGGCAAGGATCCCGCTGATGTTGCGTGGGACATGGTCCTTGCCGGACAGGGACGAGTCATGGCAGTCTACCACATGATGAGCGAAGAGGACGTCAAGACCGCACTCCGCTTTCCCTGGGTCAGCATCGGCAGCGATGCTGGCGCCTCGCTCTCACTCGGCGCAACCGAGGCCGCCGGCTTGGCACACCCGCGCGGATACGGCACCCACCCGCGGATCATCGCAAAGTACGTCCGAGATGACAAAGTCCTGACGCTGCCCGATGCGATTCGGAAGATGACGTCCTGGCCCGCGACCCGAATGAAGCTGCCCAATCGCGGCTCGCTGGTAGTGGGCAACTGGGCTGATGTGGTGATCTTCGACTACGACAAGATCCAGGACATGGCCACCTGGGAAGAGCCGACCCGGCTCCCGACCGGCATCGACTACGTCCTCGTCAACGGCCAGATCGCGGCCGAGGGGGGCAAGCACACCGGGGTCCGGTCGGGTATGGTACTGTACGGTCCCGGCAAGGCGCCCTGA
- a CDS encoding carboxypeptidase regulatory-like domain-containing protein: MLAPRLGRIVSSYALLIAAVTAAAEQGAAQTLIQGSVRGGGRPLPGADVRLDPDGASIRTDSSGAYRLTAAKGGVIRISVRAVGFFPAGRNVLVVNNDTVTSDFTLDPVAQQLDAISVEAPGVAVRGKMSAFEERRRTGIGRFYTRDMLAVREHSTMADVLRMTPGLRLIRRPDACGGGFAVATGRGGVVRSERWMECNPNGPKVEPACYFTLYLDGVRYWAPGGRPPPDINSLQVHSMQGIEAYRGAAETPTQYQMTGTVCGVLLLWTRDGS, translated from the coding sequence ATGCTCGCTCCAAGGCTGGGCAGGATCGTCAGCAGCTACGCACTGCTGATTGCAGCTGTCACTGCCGCTGCTGAGCAGGGTGCGGCCCAAACCCTGATCCAGGGCTCTGTTCGCGGCGGCGGACGCCCCCTCCCGGGGGCCGACGTACGCCTCGACCCGGACGGAGCTTCGATCCGCACCGACTCGTCGGGAGCCTATCGACTCACCGCGGCCAAAGGCGGGGTCATCCGCATCTCGGTACGTGCCGTGGGATTCTTTCCCGCTGGCCGTAACGTCCTCGTCGTCAACAACGACACCGTCACGAGCGACTTCACGCTCGATCCGGTTGCTCAGCAGCTCGACGCGATCAGCGTCGAGGCTCCGGGGGTTGCCGTACGGGGCAAGATGTCCGCGTTCGAGGAACGTCGGCGCACCGGCATTGGCCGGTTCTACACCCGAGACATGCTCGCGGTACGGGAGCACTCGACCATGGCTGACGTGTTGCGAATGACACCGGGGCTGCGGCTGATTCGTCGCCCCGACGCCTGTGGCGGCGGCTTTGCCGTCGCAACGGGACGCGGAGGCGTCGTCCGATCGGAACGCTGGATGGAATGCAACCCGAACGGACCAAAGGTCGAACCGGCCTGCTACTTCACGCTCTACCTCGATGGCGTCAGGTACTGGGCCCCGGGCGGGCGGCCGCCGCCCGACATCAACAGCCTCCAGGTTCACAGCATGCAGGGCATCGAGGCCTACCGCGGCGCAGCCGAGACGCCGACGCAGTACCAGATGACCGGGACCGTCTGCGGCGTCCTCCTGCTCTGGACCCGCGACGGGTCCTAG